In Brachypodium distachyon strain Bd21 chromosome 2, Brachypodium_distachyon_v3.0, whole genome shotgun sequence, one genomic interval encodes:
- the LOC100826211 gene encoding scarecrow-like protein 34, whose product MDATPEEFLRTGGYLVDPEPLSPSLFLDLPPTPRADGPPAAAASAAADLDLDFISRMLMEEDIDDKFFYQYPDQPALLAAQRPYAQIISDTTSSGSPTGTTATSSDDSVINSNTATSSSDDTTNYTWPYDPIELSQLLRSPPYDGDMGFGGLVTDSPADEDTRSSFFPGDGAPTAEFQQSAALFKGAAEGGTTSFGQNGGSPGTQNSAILNDPAVEEEAKPAVFYDGDGDQGALVSAFFSGQTGSDMEMLNMAFLKGMEEANKFLPTNNTLPEVISDKPALRGFTVKKEELVDGTLTSGNGRGRRYRHDVDDLEAETGRNSKLMMPEHEETGAREMFDEIMLEGYEMCMKGMEDLRVAMDSEAKKNNTKGTGKAARAKRGTSEVVDLHTMLIHCAQAVAAGDRRSATELLKQIRQHSGPRGDATQRLAHCFAEGLEARLAGTGSQVYQSLVAKRTSVVEFLKAYKLFMAACCFKKVSFGFANLTILDAVVGKSRLHIVDFGVQYGLQWPGLMRLLAERDGGPPEVRITGIDLPQPGFRPACQIEETGRRLSNCAREFGVPFKFHSIAAKWETVRAEDLGIDRNEVLVVLCQCGLSNLMDESLVTDGLSPRDLVLRNIRNMRPDVFIQCVANGTYGAPFFVTRFREALFFYSAHFDMLDATIPRDNDERLLIERDIIGRAALNVIACEGADRVDRPETYKQWQVRNHRAGLRQLPLNPEIVKLAKEKVKNHYHKDFIIDVDHQWLLRGWKGRVLYAVSAWIAEDDS is encoded by the coding sequence ATGGACGCGACGCCGGAGGAGTTCCTGCGGACGGGCGGCTACCTCGTCGACCCGGAGCCGCTCTCCCCGTCCCTCTTCCTCGATCTGCCACCCACGCCCCGCGCCGACggtcctcccgccgccgccgcctccgccgcggccgacCTCGACCTCGACTTCATCTCGCGCATGCTCATGGAGGAGGACATCGACGACAAGTTCTTCTACCAGTACCCCGACCAGcccgccctcctcgccgcccagcGCCCGTACGCCCAAATCATCTCCGACACCACCTCCTCCGGATCCCCTACGGGAACCACTGCCACCTCCTCCGACGACTCTGTCATCAACAGCAACACCGCAACATCCTCCTCTGACGACACCACCAACTACACCTGGCCCTACGACCCAATCGAGCTCTCCCAGCTTCTCCGCTCCCCGCCTTACGACGGCGACATGGGGTTCGGCGGCCTCGTCACCGACTCCCCCGCCGACGAGGATACCAGAAGCTCGTTCTttcccggcgacggcgccccAACTGCGGAGTTCCAGCAGAGTGCGGCGCTCTTCAAGGGCGCGGCTGAAGGTGGCACCACGTCATTTGGCCAGAACGGCGGCAGCCCGGGCACCCAGAATTCGGCAATCTTGAATGAcccggcggtggaggaggaggccaagcCGGCGGTGTTTTACGATGGCGATGGTGACCAGGGCGCGCTGGTCTCGGCCTTCTTCAGTGGCCAGACCGGCAGCGACATGGAGATGCTCAATATGGCATTCCTCAAGGGCATGGAGGAGGCCAACAAGTTCTTGCCGACCAACAACACCCTCCCCGAGGTCATCTCCGACAAGCCCGCGCTGCGCGGCTTCACCgtcaagaaggaggagttggTAGATGGGACGCTGACGTCCGGCAATGGTCGGGGCCGCAGGTACAGGCACGACGTGGATGACCTGGAGGCGGAGACTGGCAGGAACAGCAAGCTGATGATGCCGGAGCACGAGGAAACTGGTGCACGCGAGATGTTCGACGAAATAATGCTAGAGGGGTACGAGATGTGCATGAAGGGGATGGAGGACCTGCGTGTCGCCATGGACAGCGAGGCCAAGAAGAACAATACGAAAGGCACCGGGAAGGCGGCGCGCGCAAAGAGGGGCACGAGCGAGGTGGTCGACCTGCACACCATGCTCATCCACTGCGCGCAGGCAGTGGCCGCGGGCGACCGTCGGAGCGCGACCGAGCTACTCAAGCAGATCCGGCAGCACTCTGGGCCGAGGGGGGACGCCACGCAGAGGCTTGCACATTGTTTTGCCGAGGGACTGGAAGCGCGGCTTGCAGGCACCGGGAGCCAGGTGTACCAATCACTCGTAGCCAAGCGCACCTCGGTCGTGGAGTTCCTCAAGGCCTACAAGCTGTTCATGGCAGCTTGCTGCTTCAAGAAGGTGAGTTTCGGATTCGCCAACCTGACCATCTTGGATGCCGTGGTGGGGAAGAGCCGCTTGCACATTGTGGATTTCGGTGTGCAGTATGGACTCCAGTGGCCGGGCTTGATGCGTTTGCTGGCGGAAAGGGACGGCGGGCCACCGGAGGTGAGGATCACCGGCATTGACCTCCCGCAACCTGGGTTCCGTCCAGCCTGCCAGATTGAGGAGACAGGCCGCCGGCTCAGCAATTGTGCCCGCGAGTTTGGCGTCCCATTCAAGTTCCACAGTATCGCAGCAAAGTGGGAGACAGTGCGTGCCGAGGACCTAGGAATCGACCGAAATGAGGTGCTTGTTGTCCTTTGCCAGTGCGGTTTGAGTAACCTGATGGACGAGAGCCTTGTCACAGACGGCCTAAGCCCCAGAGATTTGGTTCTCAGAAACATTCGGAACATGAGGCCTGATGTGTTCATCCAATGTGTTGCAAATGGCACATATGGCGCACCCTTCTTTGTTACACGGTTCAGGGAGGCTCTGTTCTTCTACTCAGCGCACTTCGACATGCTGGATGCAACCATCCCCCGGGATAACGATGAGAGGCTGCTCATCGAGCGGGATATCATCGGGCGGGCTGCATTGAATGTCATTGCCTGTGAGGGTGCAGATCGGGTGGATCGCCCTGAGACTTATAAGCAATGGCAGGTGCGGAACCACCGTGCTGGCCTGAGGCAGCTGCCACTGAACCCGGAGATTGTTAAGCTTGCGAAGGAAAAGGTCAAGAACCACTACCACAAAGACTTTATCATCGATGTGGATCACCAGTGGTTGCTGCGGGGGTGGAAAGGGCGAGTACTCTACGCTGTGTCGGCATGGATTGCTGAGGATGATAGCTAG